The following are from one region of the Edwardsiella tarda ATCC 15947 = NBRC 105688 genome:
- a CDS encoding TIGR01212 family radical SAM protein (This family includes YhcC from E. coli K-12, an uncharacterized radical SAM protein.): MQLQQLVNMFGADLQRRYGEKIHKLTLHGGFSCPNRDGTLGRGGCTFCNVASFADEQMQQRSIAEQLAAQARKVNRARRYLAYFQAYTSTYAEVCILRQMYQEALQQADMVGLCVGTRPDCVPESVLDLLAEYRDQGYEVWLELGLQSAHDRTLHRINRGHDFACYQRTTRAARARGLKVCSHLIVGLPGESHTDCLATLQRVVETGVEGIKLHPLHIVSGSVMAKAWQAGRLPALTLDQYVHTAGEMIRHTPPEVIYHRISASARRPTLLAPQWCENRWTGMVAINDYLLCHGGQASAC; encoded by the coding sequence ATGCAGTTGCAGCAATTAGTGAATATGTTCGGTGCCGACTTGCAGCGCCGCTACGGAGAAAAAATCCATAAACTGACCTTGCACGGTGGCTTCAGTTGCCCCAATCGTGACGGTACGCTCGGTCGTGGGGGCTGCACCTTTTGCAACGTCGCCTCCTTTGCCGATGAGCAGATGCAGCAGCGCAGCATTGCCGAGCAACTGGCGGCACAGGCGCGTAAAGTGAATCGCGCCCGGCGTTATCTCGCCTATTTTCAGGCCTATACCAGTACCTATGCCGAGGTTTGTATACTGCGTCAGATGTATCAAGAGGCGCTCCAGCAGGCGGATATGGTGGGGTTGTGCGTGGGAACGCGTCCCGACTGTGTGCCGGAAAGTGTACTCGACCTATTGGCGGAGTACCGTGATCAGGGGTATGAGGTCTGGTTGGAGTTGGGATTGCAGAGTGCCCACGATCGCACCCTACACCGCATCAACCGTGGGCATGATTTTGCCTGCTACCAACGCACCACGCGCGCCGCACGCGCACGCGGACTGAAGGTTTGTAGCCATCTGATCGTCGGCTTACCCGGCGAGAGCCATACGGATTGTCTGGCGACGCTACAACGGGTGGTCGAGACCGGTGTTGAAGGGATCAAGTTGCATCCGTTGCATATTGTCAGCGGTAGCGTGATGGCCAAGGCCTGGCAGGCCGGGCGTCTGCCAGCATTGACGCTGGATCAGTATGTACACACGGCTGGCGAGATGATCCGCCACACGCCGCCAGAGGTGATCTATCACCGTATTTCCGCCAGCGCGCGCCGTCCGACGCTGTTGGCGCCGCAATGGTGTGAGAACCGTTGGACGGGCATGGTGGCCATCAACGATTATCTGCTGTGTCATGGCGGTCAAGCCTCGGCGTGCTAA
- the arcB gene encoding aerobic respiration two-component sensor histidine kinase ArcB, translating into MKQIRVLAQYYVDLMVKLGLVRFSILLALALVLLAMVVQLAVTMLLRGQVDSIDVVRSVFFGLLITPWAVYFLSVVVEQLEESRQRLSKLVNKLEEMRHRDLQLNQQLKDNITQLNQEIADRVKAEEARLQVLDTLQHEIDQRELAQVELEQQSALLRSFLDSSPDLVYYRNENGEFSGCNRAMELLTGKSEKQLIGLTPRDVYDEDIAQKVIETDEKVFRHNVSLTYEQWLVYPDGRKACFELRKVPFYDRVGKRHGLMGFGRDITERKRYQDALENASRDKTTFISTISHELRTPLNGIVGLSRILLDTELNDEQLKYLKTIHVSAITLGNIFNDIIEMDKLERRKVQLDNQEIDFTGFLTDLENLSGLLVQPKGLNFTLTPEAGLPHKIMADGTRLRQILWNLIGNAVKFTQQGGVSVRVWREPSDKLFFEVRDTGIGIPRDEQDKIFAMYYQVKDRNGGKPATGTGIGLAVSKRLAQAMGGDIVVSSVAGEGACFTLSIRAPLVAEALSEPQDDEEMPLPALHILLVEDIELNVIVARSVLEKMGNSVEVAMSGAEALSMFDPQEYDLVLLDIQLPDMTGLDIARTLCQRYGKAALPPLVALTANVLKDKKEYLDAGMDDVLSKPLAVPALTAVIRRFWDSEPEAKSTAAGVTAHDSGELLDTEMLQQYLDLVGPQLIDQSLAVFEKMMPGYLSVLESNMTARDQKGITEEGHKIKGAAGSVGLRHLQQLAQQIQTPTLPAWWDNVQEWIEELKQEWRHDVDVLRDWVAQATKK; encoded by the coding sequence ATGAAACAAATTCGGGTATTAGCCCAGTATTACGTTGATTTAATGGTAAAACTCGGGCTGGTGCGCTTCTCCATCCTGTTGGCTTTAGCGTTAGTGCTGTTGGCGATGGTGGTGCAGCTGGCCGTGACCATGTTGTTGCGCGGCCAGGTGGACAGTATCGACGTGGTACGTTCGGTATTCTTCGGATTGTTGATCACCCCGTGGGCCGTGTATTTCCTCTCGGTGGTGGTGGAGCAATTGGAAGAGTCGCGCCAGCGTCTGAGCAAGTTGGTCAATAAGCTCGAAGAGATGCGCCACCGTGACTTGCAGCTGAATCAGCAGCTTAAGGACAACATTACCCAGCTCAATCAAGAGATCGCCGATCGCGTCAAGGCCGAGGAGGCTCGTTTGCAGGTGCTGGACACCCTCCAGCATGAGATCGATCAGCGTGAACTGGCCCAGGTCGAACTCGAGCAACAGTCCGCGCTGTTGCGCTCCTTCCTCGACTCCTCCCCAGACCTGGTGTACTACCGCAACGAGAACGGTGAGTTTTCCGGCTGCAACCGCGCCATGGAGCTGTTAACTGGCAAGAGCGAGAAGCAGCTGATCGGCCTGACGCCGCGCGATGTGTACGATGAGGATATCGCTCAGAAGGTGATCGAGACGGATGAGAAGGTATTTCGCCACAATGTCTCGCTGACTTATGAACAGTGGCTGGTCTATCCTGATGGGCGCAAGGCCTGCTTCGAGCTACGTAAGGTGCCATTCTACGATCGCGTCGGTAAGCGTCATGGCCTGATGGGCTTCGGGCGCGATATTACCGAACGTAAACGCTACCAAGATGCGTTAGAGAACGCGAGCCGCGATAAAACGACGTTCATTTCAACCATCAGCCATGAATTACGTACCCCGCTGAACGGCATCGTCGGTCTCAGCCGTATCCTGTTGGATACTGAGTTGAATGATGAGCAACTCAAATACCTGAAAACCATCCATGTCAGCGCCATCACTCTTGGTAATATTTTTAACGATATCATAGAGATGGATAAGCTTGAGCGCCGCAAGGTTCAGTTGGACAATCAAGAGATCGACTTCACCGGTTTCCTGACGGATCTGGAGAATCTCTCTGGCCTACTGGTGCAACCGAAGGGATTGAATTTTACGCTGACGCCGGAGGCGGGTCTGCCGCATAAGATCATGGCGGATGGCACCCGTTTGCGTCAGATCCTCTGGAATCTGATCGGTAACGCGGTCAAGTTTACGCAGCAGGGGGGGGTCAGCGTGCGCGTCTGGCGTGAGCCGTCGGATAAGTTGTTCTTCGAGGTGCGCGATACCGGTATCGGGATCCCACGCGATGAGCAAGATAAGATCTTCGCCATGTATTACCAGGTGAAGGATCGCAACGGCGGCAAGCCGGCCACGGGGACCGGTATCGGTCTGGCCGTCTCCAAGCGTCTGGCCCAGGCGATGGGGGGCGATATCGTCGTCAGCAGCGTGGCGGGCGAAGGCGCTTGCTTTACCCTGAGTATCCGGGCGCCATTGGTCGCGGAGGCACTCAGTGAGCCGCAGGACGATGAGGAGATGCCGCTGCCGGCGTTGCATATTCTGCTCGTCGAAGACATCGAGTTGAACGTCATCGTAGCGCGCTCGGTGTTGGAGAAGATGGGGAATAGCGTGGAGGTCGCGATGAGCGGTGCCGAGGCGCTCTCCATGTTCGATCCGCAGGAGTACGATCTGGTGCTGTTGGATATCCAGCTACCGGATATGACCGGCCTGGATATCGCCCGTACCCTGTGCCAACGCTACGGTAAGGCCGCGTTACCACCGCTGGTGGCACTGACAGCCAATGTATTGAAAGATAAAAAAGAATATCTGGATGCCGGTATGGATGATGTGCTGAGTAAGCCGCTGGCTGTTCCGGCGTTGACGGCGGTGATCCGCCGCTTCTGGGATAGCGAGCCTGAGGCAAAATCCACGGCGGCGGGCGTCACAGCGCACGACTCCGGTGAATTGTTGGACACCGAAATGTTGCAGCAGTATCTCGATCTGGTTGGGCCGCAACTGATCGATCAGAGCCTGGCGGTTTTCGAAAAGATGATGCCGGGTTATCTCTCGGTGTTGGAATCCAATATGACCGCGCGCGATCAGAAGGGGATCACCGAAGAGGGGCACAAGATCAAGGGGGCCGCCGGATCGGTGGGATTACGCCATCTGCAACAACTGGCACAACAGATCCAGACGCCGACCTTGCCTGCCTGGTGGGATAACGTGCAGGAGTGGATCGAGGAGCTGAAGCAGGAGTGGCGCCACGATGTAGACGTGCTACGTGACTGGGTCGCTCAGGCGACAAAAAAATGA